The DNA sequence GAATGTTGTTCTTTACAGTGGTTTCATCTGCTCCTTTTTTAAGTTTAAATTCGATGGCTGAAATTTGATTGGGCTTATAATTTAAAAGGTGTTGAGCCAAATCAATTGGGGCATAGATATAATTGTCGTTTAAGGTTTCATTGATATCAAAAATACCAACATTAACTGTTTTTACGGTATTATAGATGTCCTTAATTGAAGAGAATTGTCCTTTTCCAGGTTTAGGAACATAAATATTGGCGGCTTTGGAAAAATCTAATACACCGTAAGATAAATTTCTTGAAATGCCCCAGCCAATAACAATTTGATTGGAACCTTGAGTAAACCATGAGCCTTGAACAATTACAGAATCCATTTGATTAACCTGATTAAAATGGGCATCTACCCCTTTTAATATGGCTAAATAATCTTTATTATCAGAAGTAATAAGTACCCGATCTTCAATGACTTTGGAAAATAGTGTAATATCACTTAAGGCATTTAATTTAGCAAGGTTGTCCTCGCTAATTATAAAAGATTTTCCAGTAATGGTTTCAGCTTTTAAATCTGGGTCTACAATATTAGAAAATTGAAGTGTAAAGTCTTTTAATCCAGCAAAACCAGCAAGAACAATAAATAGAGAAGCAGCACCAACTATTACACCAACTGCCGCTATAATGGTTATAAAATTTATGGCATTGTTGCTGCTTTTGGAGCGTAAATATCGTTTGGCTATGTATAGCGCAAAATTCACTTAAGATTTTTTACGTTTGTCTAATAAAGAAGGGTCTTGCAATGGGTTTTCTTTACCTTTTAAAGACTTGTCTATTTGGTCAATATACTCTAAAGAGTCGTCAATAAAAAATTCTAAACTTGGCATGCGTCGTAATTGCTGCTTGGTACGTTGTGCTATTTCATGTTTTATAAGTGGTGTGTTGGATTTAATACCCTTTAAAAGTTCTATACCCTTATTATTAGGAAAAATACTTAAATATACTTTAGCTACGGATAAATCTACCGTAACTTTTACTTTAGATACAGAAATTAATACGCCTCTCAAACCACCATCGGTTGCTGCTTTTTGAAGCACATCGGCCAAATCGTTTTGTAATACAGATGCTATTTTTTTTTGTCTTTGACTTTCCTCTACGTTACTCATGTTTTATACCTGTTAAAGGTTTAGTATGCAAAAATAGTTGTTATTCTATGAATATATTGATTTTTATGGTAGTTTTAAGTAAAATATGTGTTTAATTTCGATTTGTAATGTTATGAGATTTTGAATAAAATTGAAAGATTCCATTTTTTATAAGAAATGATATATGAAAAAGAGGAAATTGTTGTTATCATAGGTTATTAAAGGTTTTTTAACATAAAATAAACAAATGTTGTATTAATTGAATATTGTCATGAGATAAAGCATTATTTTTCTTGCTAACAAATAAAATAAATAGTAATATTGCACTCCAATTTTGAGTTTATAACTTGTTTTGAACAAATCAAAATAGCAGTAAAAATCAAAATGGTCCTATAGCTCAGTTGGTTAGAGCACCTGACTCATAATCAGGTGGTCCATGGTTCGAGTCCATGTGGGACCACAAGTAAATTAAAGCACTTACAAGTTTATTGTAGGTGCTTTTTTTAATAAAAAAGCAACGTTTTTTTACTGTTATCTCAATTATTTAAGGTTTTAAGAAATTTTTTAAACCACTTACCTGAAGCTTTGATGAATCGTTTTTGTGTTGAAAAATCAACATAAACTAATCCAAATCTGGGACGGTATCCTTCAGCCCATTCAAAATTATCAGTAAAAGTCCATGCAAAATAGCCTTCCACATTTAACCCATCTTGTTTTGCTTTGTAAACTTGTTGTAAATAGGTTTGAAAGTAATTAAGTCTATCAACATCATGAATTTCTCCATTTTGCAATATGTCATTAAAGGCTGCGCCATTTTCAGTGATGATAATTTTTTTAATGCTTTTATATTGGTTGAATTGCTTAATCATGTTATAAATACTGGGAGGGTAAACTTCCCAATCCATTAAGGTAGTTTTTACATTTCGATTGGAGGCCTTTACAATTTTTGAATAAATATAAGGTACATAGTAACTGTGTTTTATAACTTCACGTGTGTAGTTTTGAACACCTATAAAATCGAATTCAAATTTTGCATTTTCCATGTCATTTGGATGCACGTAAGTTTTAATTTGTTTTAAAACAGGTACTTTTTCTGTTGGATAACCTAAACCTAATACGGGTTCAATAAAAAGCCTATTGAGAAGTGCATCTGCTTTTTTGACAGCAAAAATATCCTTTTTTGTATTTCTGTAAGGTGTAACTTCAGAGCATGAAAATGTTGTGCCAATAACACTGTTTGGAATTAGATTTCGTAAAATACGTCCACCTAAAGCTTGGCATAAAACAGCATGATGTATTGCGGGTAAAAATTTTTTTAATCTTTTTTGTCCAGGAGCATGCACTCCTAAAAAGTAACCTGCTCCTGTAAATACCATAGGTTCGTTCAATACCATCCAATGTTTAACACGGTCGCCAAATTGTTTAGCGCAAAGGCTGGCATAGTTTTCAAACCATTCTAAAATATCTCTGTTAGTCCAGCCTCCTTTTTCTTCAAGGGCTTGTGGTAAATCCCAATGATATAAGGTTATCCATGGAGTAATGTTGCATTCTAAACAAAAATCAATAACTCGATTGTAAAAATTAATACCCTCTAAATTAATCTCTCCTTCGCCATTGGGAATAAGTCTTGACCAAGAAAGTGAAAACCTGAAATTGGGGATATTCATAGATTTCATAAGAAGAATATCTTCTTTGTATTTATGGTAAAAATCAACAGCAGTATTGGCATTTTCATTTTGTTGAATTGCACCTTTTTTTGTTGTAAAAACGTCCCAAATAGAAACTCCTTTTCCATCAATATTATGAGCGCCTTCAATTTGGTATGCAGCGGTTGATACTCCCCAAACAAAATTGTTACCGAAATCCCTAGCTTTTAATTTAAAAGTTGATTGTTTAGTTTTTTTCGTCATTTTAATTTATTAAGCAATGCACTCTTGGAGTAATTGGTTAATAATTTGCTCTGTCATGTCTGGATAATTTACTTCAATAATGGAGTCTGTTTCTGTCCATTCAATAAGTGTCTTAAGGTGTTTTTTCTTTAATGATTTTATAACCGGTACTCCCATTTGTTTAAGAGCAGCGGCATTACATTGTTGTTCGTACTGACCTTTCATAGGTATAACCATTAGTTTTTTCTTCATAAATAATGCTTCAGCTGGAGTTTCAAAACCAGCACCACACAAAATACCTTTGCTATTTGCCATGCTCTTTACAAAAGCTTCATTGTTTATGGGTTGAATAGTAATATTGTTATCTGTAATTATTTTTTTATTGTGCTTAGAAAACACTTCCCATTTAGTATTTTTTATTTTAGACAGTATTTTTAATATTTTATCATCCCCATAAGAAGGTAAATAAACTGTATAATAATCTAATGTATTACAAACTATATTTCGAATATCTTGCCTAATAACTGGTGTGAATATATGCTCTTGATATGCTTTAAAATGAAATCCGAATTGTTTGGTAGTTGGGGCGTATTTTTTTAAGATAAATTTCCCTAAACGATCTTTCTTGAATGGTTTAGGTGCATTTAAAGATAGTACGGCAGCTTGGTGACTTAAGCTTACACAGGGTTTGTTTTTCAGTTTACATGCCCATGCTGAAACAGGTTCAAAATCATTTATAATTAAGTCGTATTTTTCAATAGGAAGGCTGTTTATTTCTTTTTGAAGTCTATTGGTATTAGCTCTTAAATACGTTTTCCACATATTAACACCTCCTTGTTTTCCAAATATAAAACTCAGTCCTTTTAATTGATAGGTTATAGGGTAAGGGATATCAATATCCGCCTGAGTGCCACTAACAAGAATATCTAATTCTATTTGTTTTTTTTGAAGAATAGGAATAATGTCGCGTGCCCTGCTTAGGTGTCCATTTCCAGTACCTTGAATGGCGTATAAAACTTTCATAGATTTATGATAGAGTTTAAAATAATTAAAAATTATTTTTCGATAATGTTTTTTCCGAATTGAAATTCTTTTATTAAGTTTTGAAAAAGTGCTTTGCTTTCAAGGATTTGATCTTCTTCCAATTCTTCTTCAAAATTATTTTTTGAATTTTGATAAAAAGCAGGGTCTTCTTCAAAAGAATATAGTGCCCATTTGCTGTCATTGAATTCTAAAGCCGTTAAATTTTCAATCCAATCTCCAGAATTAAGATATATAACTGAACCGTTTTCTGATTTAATTTTTTTTATTTCTGGCTGATGAATATGTCCACAAATTACATAGTCATAATTGTTTTCTATGGCAATATCAGCAGCAATTTGTTCAAAATTATTGATAAATTTAACAGCGGATTTTACACTATTTTTGATTTTTTTAGACATGGATATGGGGGCTCCGCCAAATTTTATTGAAAAATAATTAATAGCACTATTTAATAGAATTAACGAATCATAACCAACTGCTCCTAACTTGGCAATCCATTTGGAATGTTGCATAGTAACATCAAACACATCTCCATGGAATATCCATGTTTTTTTACCGTGAATTTCTAAAAGTAATTTGTTTACTATTTTAAATGAACCAAGTTCAAAACCTACAAATTTTCTTAACATTTCATCATGGTTTCCTGTAATGTACTCTACAGTTATGCCATTGGCAATCCATTTCATGATAAGTTTTATAACTTTCATATGTGACTTTGGCCAGTAACGTTTATTGAATTGCCAAATATCTATAATATCACCATTTAAAATGACCCTTTTAGGATTAATAGATTTTAAGTATTTATGTAGCTCTTTTGCTCTACAACCATAGGTTCCTAAATGAACATCAGATATGACTACTATATCAACATCTCTTTTTGTCATAAGATTGGTAGTTTATACGTTGAATTTTGGAGAGGATAGGTAACTACGATACGTAAGTGAAAAAAAATTACTACCGCAACTGATAGAAAAATCTGAAATAATGTCATGTAGTTATATTACAATTAACAAAATTAGAGTGTTTTGTCAATACTATTGTAACCCTTGTTTTAACCTTTGGTTAAGGGAGTGTTATTTGTTAATTTTAGGATAACACTTTTCTTAAATAACAGTTAATGGTTGCTGTTTAATATTTATATCATTTATAATAAGAGAGATATTCTTTTATATTTGTTTTTTATAACATTTGAGTAATTTTTTATAAAAACATAATTTTTTTGAAATAATAGCGTTTTTATTGAGAATTGAAGCAAAATACACCTTGCATTTTGTCGATTCTTTTTGTTGTTTCGTGGGTGTTTTTTTTTGAAAAAAGAAATATTATTTTTGATGACTCACTATTTTTTATACATTTGTTTCCAAATGACAATACAAAATAAAAGAACTTTAGCCTCAATCTTATTTGTATTAATAAGTTTTGTATGTATGCACGCTCAATCAGGTAATGAGCCTCCAGTTCCATTACCACCAGGTCCACCGCCTCCAGGTGCTCCAATAGATGGAGGTGTGTTATTTTTAGCTTGCGCTGCGTTAATTTATGGTGCTAAAAAAATGATTAAAAAATAATTTTTTAGTTGTTTAAACTCATAAGTTTCGTTACGTATTTTCCTAAAACATCAAATTCTAAATTTACAACCGTTCCTTTTTTAAAGGAATTAAAGTTTGTATGCTTGTAAGTAAATGGTATAATGGCTACGCTAAAACTATCTTTTTGAGAATTAACAACCGTTAAACTAGTTCCATTAACGGTTATAGAACCTTTTTCAATAGTTATATTATTGAATTTGGAGTTGTAACTAAATGTAAAAACCCAACTTCCATTAGTTTCTTCTATATTGGTGCAAATAGCTGTTTGGTCTACATGGCCTTGTACAATATGGCCATCTAACCTATCACCAAGTTTCATCGCCCGTTCTAAGTTTACCTTATCATTTATACTAAGGTGTTGTAGATTTGTTTTTTCTAAGGTTTCTTTGATTGCTGTAACGGTGTATTCGTCATTATTTATAGCCACCACAGTTAAGCAAACGCCATTGTGAGCAACACTTTGGTCAACTTTTAGCTCTGGAGCTAACCTGCTTTTTATAGAGATATGTAGATTGTCTAGATCTTTTTTTAAATTGGAAATCACGCCCATATCTTCAATAATTCCTGTAAACATATTATTATCTGTTTATTTAGTTAAATTTGTAGCATCAAAATTACAAACAAAAGTTATCAATTTTAATGAAGAACGCAGAAAATATAGTAGTTGGAATATCAATAGGTGACTTAAACGGCATTGGCAGTGAAATTGTTTTAAAAACTTTTGAAGATTCAAGAATGCTTGAATTTTGTACACCTGTAGTTTTTGCTTCAGCAAAAACTATGACTTTTTTAAAAAATCATTTTAATTCTGATGTTAGTTTTAATGGTATTAATGATATTAAGCAATTAATTTATGGAAAAATAAACGTGTTTAATTGTTGGAACAATGTTGTAAATATTGATTTTGGTAAAGAAGACCTTAAAATAGGTGAATATGCTATAAAATCATTGGAAGCGGCTACCAGAGCATTAAAAAATAACGATATTGATGTGCTGGTAACGGCGCCCATTAACAAGCATAATATTCAGTCGGATACATTTAAGTTTCCTGGGCATACAGATTATTTGGCTAAGGAGTTAGGGGGAAATAGTTTAATGTTTATGATAACAAATACTTTAAGGGTTGGTTTACTAACAGATCATGTGCCTGTTAAAGATATTGCAAATCATATTACATCAGATTTAATTCAACAAAAAATAAATACAGTTTATGAATCACTTCAACAAGATTTTAATATTTCAAGACCAAAAATAGCCGTTTTAGGTATTAACCCTCATACTGGGGATAATGGAGTTATAGGTATTGAAGACGATACTGTTTTAAGACCAACCTTAGAAAAAATTAAAGCATCAGGAAAATTAGTCTTTGGTCCCTATGCAGCAGATAGTTTTTTTGGTTCAAACAATTATAAAAACTTTGATACCATTATTGCTTCCTACCATGATCAAGGATTAATTCCTTTTAAAACGTTGTCGTTTGGTCAAGGTGTAAACTATACTGCGGGTTTAAATAAGGTTAGAACATCTCCAGACCATGGCACTGCTTATGAAATTGCAGGCAAAGGAATAGCTGATGAAAACTCATTTAAAGAAGCTGTTTTTGCTGCTATAGAAATATATAAAAATCGTTCTGAGTATGAGGAGCTTACTTCTAATCCCTTAAAAAAGGCAGCCAAAAATGAGCGTCGTTAAAGGCTTGGTTTTTAAACGAATTCTTAAAAAAAGACCTGAAATAAAGATATAAACAAAAAAATGTTTATAAGTAATGTGTCGTAAATAAAAATTTATATATTTGCAGGCTCAAAATAGATGTGATAATGAAGCCATTAAAAGAGTTTACAATTCCATTTGTAGGGTTAAAAATAGCGAAACATCAATTTGAGTATAAGGTAAATAAAACGTTCTTTGAGTATTTTGAGTATGAAGATTTTAATGATGTAAACATTAAAGTTGATTTAGTTTTAGAAAAAAAATCAACTTTATTAGAATTACATTTTAAAATATCAGGTACTGTTAATGTTAATTGTGATGTAACTAATGAGCCATTTAATCAAAGTGTTGAAAATGAGTTTGATTTAGTGGTAAAGTTTGGGGAGGAATATAATGATGAATATATTGATATTCTTATTGTTCCACATGGTACGTATGAAATTAATGTACAACAGTATATATATGAATTAACGGTGCTTGGAGTACCAACAAAGCGCGTGCACCCGGGTGTAGAAGACGGCACATTAAAATCAGACATACTTGAAAAATTAGAAGAATTAAGCCCAAAGCTTAAAGAAAATAAAGAAAAAGAAGAGGATATTGATCCTCGTTGGAATACATTAAAGAAACTATTAACGGATAAATAAACGAAAAAATGGCACATCCTAAAAGAAAAATCTCGAAAACGAGAAGAGATAAAAGAAGAACACACTACAAAGCAACTGCGCCACAGATTGCAACTTGCTCTGCAACAGGGGAAGCTCACTTATATCATAGAGCACACTGGTACGAAGGTAAATTATATTACAGAGGTCAAGTTTTAATTGACAATTCAGAAGCTGTAGAAAACGTAGCATAACTATTATGCATGCATATATTAAAACGCTCCAATGTGAGCGTTTTTTTTATGATATGTTTTTTCTATAAGCCAAAAACAACTTAATTTGCATCATAATTAGATTAGAATTTAGTATTTTTCAACAAGTTTTGAATGTTTTTGTCGGATTTTATTGAATTTTGGTCAATTTAACTAAATAAGGTATGAGTAAAATATCAGCAGCAATTACAGCTGTAGGAGGCTATGTTCCTGAATATGTGTTAACCAACCAAATTCTTGAAACAATGGTTGACACAAATGATGAATGGATAACGACACGAACAGGGATTAAAGAGCGTAGAATTCTTAAAGATGACGGTAAAGGAACTTCATATTTAGCTATTAAAGCGGCTCAAGATCTTATAAATAAAAAGGGAATTAACCCAAAAGACATAGAGCTTGTTATTGTTGCTACGGCAACACCAGACATGAAAGCGGCTTCAACAGCCTCTTTTACGGCTACAGAAATAGGCGCTATTAATGCGTTTTCATTTGATATGGATGCTGCTTGCTCTAGTTTTTTATATGGAATGTCAGTTGCAGCAAGTTATATTGAATCAGGAAGGTATAAAAATGTGCTCTTAATTGGAGCGGATAAAATGTCTTCTATCATTAATTATAAAGATCGAGCTACTTGTATTATTTTTGGAGATGGAGCAGGTGCTGTATTATTTGAACCAAATCAAGAAAATTTAGGATTTCAAGATGAATATTTAAGAAGTGATGGTTCAGGGCGCGAATTTTTACAAGCCACCTATGGAGGTTCTACATACCCTATAAATGTACAAGCTGTAGAAGAAGGCAGGCAATTTGCTTTTCAAGAAGGTAGAACAGTTTTTAAAAATGCTGTATTTAATATGGCTGATGCTGCCTCAAAAATTTTAGAAAGAAATAAATTAACAAACCATGACGTTGATTGGTTGGTAGCACATCAAGCAAATAAGCGTATTATTGACGCTACTGCAAACCGAATAAATTTAGAAGAGGAAAAAGTGATGATTAATATAGAAAAGTACGGTAATACTACATCGGCAACTTTACCGTTACTTTTATTTGATTATGAATCACAACTTAAAAAAGGAGATAAATTAATATTTGCTGCTTTTGGCGGCGGATTTAACTGGGGGTCCATTTATTTAACATGGGCATATAATTCAAATAATTAACCAAAAAAATACTAAGCCAATTATGGATATCAAAGAGATTCAAAACTTAATTAAGTTTGTTGCAAAATCAGGGGCAAGCGAGGTTAAATTAGAAATGGATGATATAAAAATCACCATAAGAACAGGGTCAGAATCAGACACAACAGCCATTCATTACACACCTGTTGCACCGCAAATTCCTCAAGCAACAGCACATGTAGCACAAGAAATGCCAGTACAAAATGTAGAAGCGCCAGCACCAGCTGCTGCCAGTGGATCAGATGATAACTCAAAATACATTACTATAAAGTCGCCAATAATTGGTACATTTTACAGAAAACCAGCTCCAGACAAACCACTATTTGTTGAAGTGGGACAAACTATTTCTGAAGGCGATGTGCTTTGTGTAATTGAGGCTATGAAACTTTTCAATGAAATTGAATCTGAGGTTTCTGGAAAAATAGTTAAAGTATTAGTTGATGATTCTTCTCCTGTAGAGTTTGACCAACCATTGTTTTTAGTAGACCCATCATAACTTGAAGTTTAAAGTTTAATGTTTATAAAGTTTAGAGACTGAGTGTTTCTAAATCTGTGAACAACTAAACCATAAACTCTTAAACTCTTAAAGATATGTTTAAAAAAATATTGATTGCCAACAGAGGAGAAATAGCACTACGTGTTATTAGAACCTGTAAAGAAATGGGTATTAAAACGGTGGCTGTATATTCTACTGCAGATGCAGAAAGTCTTCACGTTAAGTTTGCAGATGAAGCAGTTTGTATCGGTCCAGCATCCAGCGCACTTTCTTACTTAAAAATGTCCAATATTATATCAGCTGCAGAAATAACGAATGCAGATGCTATTCACCCTGGATATGGATTTTTATCTGAAAATGCTAAATTTTCAAAAATATGTGAAGAACATGGCATAAAATTTATTGGAGCTTCTGCAGAGATGATTGACAGAATGGGTGATAAGGCAAATGCTAAAGAAACCATGAAAGCTGCAGGTGTACCATGTGTGCCAGGAAGTGATGGTGTTATTCAAACCTTTGAAGATTGCGAAAGAATAGCTAAAGAAACAGGTTATCCTGTTATGCTAAAAGCATCTGCTGGTGGTGGAGGTAAAGGAATGCGAGGTGTTTTTAAGCCTGAAAATCTTAAAGAAGCTTGGGATTCGGCAAGACAAGAAAGTAAAGCTGCTTTTGGAAATGACGATATGTACATGGAAAAACTCATTGAAGAACCAAGGCATATAGAAATTCAAATAGTAGGTGATTCTACTGGGAAAGCTTGTCATTTATCTGAAAGAGATTGTTCGATTCAGCGCCGTCATCAAAAATTAACAGAAGAAACCCCTTCACCGTTTATGACGGATAAATTAAGGGATAAAATGGGTAAAGCAGCTGTTAAAGCTTCTGAATACATAAAATACGAAGGTGCAGGTACTATTGAGTTTTTAGTAGATAAGCACCGAAATTTCTATTTTATGGAAATGAATACACGTATTCAAGTTGAACACCCTATTACTGAACAGGTCATTGATTTTGATTTGATTCGTGAACAAATATTAGTAGCTGCAGGTGTGCCAATTTCAGGAAAAAATTACACTCCTAAATTACATTCTATTGAATGTAGAATAAATGCTGAAGATCCTTTTAATGGCTTTAGGCCATCACCAGGAGTTATTACTACATTGCACGCGCCTGGAGGCCATGGTGTACGTTTGGATACACATGTGTATGCTGGGTATACTATTCCGCCAAATTATGACTCTATGATTGCTAAGTTAATTACTACAGCGCAAACAAGAGAAGAGGCTATTAGCAAAATGAAGCGTGCTTTAGATGAGTTTGTTATTGAAGGTGTTAAAACCACTATTCCTTTTCATAGACAATTAATGGACCATCCAGATTATGTGGCGGGTAATTATACGACGAAGTTTATGGAAGACTTTGTTATAGAAAAACAAGTTGAAGAATAAATATTAAAAACTCCAAAAGCAATTTTGGAGTTTTTTTGTAAAGAACTTTTTCTTTATTGATATTATCCATACTTATTTGGGTGTTGCTTTTTCTTCATTTATCTTTAATCTCATATATAATTAAATTCTTTTGAAGCTAATAAAACGCTTTTTCAAACTCATTTTTAAAGGGGTGCTTTGGTTATTTATTGTGTCCATAGCAATTACTTTTATATATAAATGGCTGCCAGTTCCACTAACTCCACTTATGATTATAAGGAGTATTGAACAATATCAAGCCCAAAAAGACATTGTTTGGAAACACCATTGGGTCTCTATTGATAAAATTTCGAAAAATCTACAATTGGCTGTCATATGTAGTGAAGATCAAAATTTTTTAAATCACAACGGATTTGATTTAAAAGCGATTGAAAAAGCCATTGAATTTAATAAACAAGGAAAACAGATTCGTGGGGCGAGTACTATAAGCCAACAAACAGCTAAAAATATTTTTTTATGGCCTCAACGTAGTTGGTTGCGTAAAGGCTTAGAAGTTTATTTCACCTTTTTAATAGAGCTCATGTGGTCTAAAGAGCGAATTATAGAAGTGTATTTAAACAGTATTGAAATGGGGAATGGTATTTACGGTGCGGGAGCAGCATCGCAATATTGGTTTAAAAAATCGGCTAATAAATTAACACAAATGGAATCAGCAGCTATAGCAGCTATTCTACCAAACCCAAGAGTTTATAAAGCAAATCCGGCCTCTAATTATATTCATGGCAGAAAGCATTGGATAGTTCGTCAAATGGGATATTTTGGACCGTTAGATTATATTAAACAAAATGATAAATCCAATAAAAATTAAACAAGACTTGTATTTGCAATGCGAAGTATTTATTGAAAATAGATTACAGACCATTCAAAAAACGATTTATGAAATTCAGGAATCGTTAACATCAGAAACTAAAAGTAGTGCGGGCGATAAGCATGAAACTGGACGCGCTATGCTGCAATTAGAACGTGAAAAAGCAGGTTGCCAGCTTGCTGAAATTCAGAAAATAAAAGAAAATTTTTATAAAATAGATATTTCTAAAACATCTAAAATCATTGGATTAGGCAGTCTTGTTTATACTACCAGTGCTAATTATTTTATTGGAATTAGTGCGGGTCAACTAACGGTAGATTCTACTAAAGTGTATGCTATTTCTAATAATACGCCTATTGGACAATTGTTAATGGGTAAGATCACAGGCGATGAAATTATTTTTCGAGAACAGAAATTTGTTATTAAAAAAGTGCTTTAAATAATAGTTTTTAAAGTTTAAAATAAAAGTTGAAGATTATTAATATCAGAGGTTAACTGTTAATTATTATATAAAATTATATTATGAATTTAAACTTTCAGGAGCGATGGTAGTCTTAAACTTTTTAAATGGTTACAATGATTTACTCTAAGAAAAGAAAAACGATTTTATTAATTTTAATAATTTCTCTTAACATCCTATTTTATTCCTGCATAAATAAAAAAAATGATTCAGGGGTTAGTCAGAGTCGATTAGATGATAATAATAAAATACCAATTTACAATTTTGAATCATTAGAAAGGTTGTTATACACTCAAAATAAGAATATTCACATTATAAATTTTTGGGCTATGTGGTGTGCTCCTTGTGTAAAGGAACTTCCTATAATTCAGGAATATGAAAAAAACAATCCTAATGTAGAAGTTATATTAGTTAGTCTCGATTTTCCTGAAGATATTGAAACTAAACTTATGCCATTTTTAAATGATAAAGGAATAACGTCTAAAGTGGTATTATTAGATGATCCTGATGCTAATAGTTGGATTGATAAAGTGAATCCGAATTGGTCTGGTGCAATTCCATACACTATAATATTTAATAATGAAAAACGTTCGTTTCATGAGCGGGCCTTTAGTAGTCTAATAGATTTAGAAACAGAAATAAATTCAACTTTTAATAATTAATTATAATATGAAAAGTATCAGTATACTAATTAGTAGTTTTGTTTTAATAGCTGGCATATTAACATCTTGTAAAAATAATTCTGAAAAGAAAGAAAGAAAAGATTTACTTGAACAATATCAAGGTAGACCAGAGCGGCCAGAACGGCCTGATGGTAGACCCCCAATGAAAGGCGATAGAAAAGGTCCTCCACTGGGAGGAAATCATAGCCCAGTGCAATCAAAAACTTTAGAAGAAATTGGAGGCTATAAAATTGGCGATGTAGCTACAGACTTTGAACTTAAAAATATTGATGGTAATCTTTTTTCCTTATCAGATTTTACTGAAGCAAAAGGTTATATTGTAGTTTTTACATGTAATGGATGTCCTTTTTCTAAAATGTATGAAGATCGTTTAATAGCACTTCATAACAAATATGCTCCCAAAGGTTATCCTGTAATTGCCATCAATCCTAATATTAGTCAAGATAACCCCATAGAAAGTTTTGAGGCCATGCAAACGCGTGCTGAAGATAAATTTTTCCCTTTTGTTTACTTA is a window from the Pseudalgibacter alginicilyticus genome containing:
- the accC gene encoding acetyl-CoA carboxylase biotin carboxylase subunit — its product is MFKKILIANRGEIALRVIRTCKEMGIKTVAVYSTADAESLHVKFADEAVCIGPASSALSYLKMSNIISAAEITNADAIHPGYGFLSENAKFSKICEEHGIKFIGASAEMIDRMGDKANAKETMKAAGVPCVPGSDGVIQTFEDCERIAKETGYPVMLKASAGGGGKGMRGVFKPENLKEAWDSARQESKAAFGNDDMYMEKLIEEPRHIEIQIVGDSTGKACHLSERDCSIQRRHQKLTEETPSPFMTDKLRDKMGKAAVKASEYIKYEGAGTIEFLVDKHRNFYFMEMNTRIQVEHPITEQVIDFDLIREQILVAAGVPISGKNYTPKLHSIECRINAEDPFNGFRPSPGVITTLHAPGGHGVRLDTHVYAGYTIPPNYDSMIAKLITTAQTREEAISKMKRALDEFVIEGVKTTIPFHRQLMDHPDYVAGNYTTKFMEDFVIEKQVEE
- the pdxA gene encoding 4-hydroxythreonine-4-phosphate dehydrogenase PdxA, whose amino-acid sequence is MKNAENIVVGISIGDLNGIGSEIVLKTFEDSRMLEFCTPVVFASAKTMTFLKNHFNSDVSFNGINDIKQLIYGKINVFNCWNNVVNIDFGKEDLKIGEYAIKSLEAATRALKNNDIDVLVTAPINKHNIQSDTFKFPGHTDYLAKELGGNSLMFMITNTLRVGLLTDHVPVKDIANHITSDLIQQKINTVYESLQQDFNISRPKIAVLGINPHTGDNGVIGIEDDTVLRPTLEKIKASGKLVFGPYAADSFFGSNNYKNFDTIIASYHDQGLIPFKTLSFGQGVNYTAGLNKVRTSPDHGTAYEIAGKGIADENSFKEAVFAAIEIYKNRSEYEELTSNPLKKAAKNERR
- the accB gene encoding acetyl-CoA carboxylase biotin carboxyl carrier protein is translated as MDIKEIQNLIKFVAKSGASEVKLEMDDIKITIRTGSESDTTAIHYTPVAPQIPQATAHVAQEMPVQNVEAPAPAAASGSDDNSKYITIKSPIIGTFYRKPAPDKPLFVEVGQTISEGDVLCVIEAMKLFNEIESEVSGKIVKVLVDDSSPVEFDQPLFLVDPS
- a CDS encoding beta-ketoacyl-ACP synthase III gives rise to the protein MSKISAAITAVGGYVPEYVLTNQILETMVDTNDEWITTRTGIKERRILKDDGKGTSYLAIKAAQDLINKKGINPKDIELVIVATATPDMKAASTASFTATEIGAINAFSFDMDAACSSFLYGMSVAASYIESGRYKNVLLIGADKMSSIINYKDRATCIIFGDGAGAVLFEPNQENLGFQDEYLRSDGSGREFLQATYGGSTYPINVQAVEEGRQFAFQEGRTVFKNAVFNMADAASKILERNKLTNHDVDWLVAHQANKRIIDATANRINLEEEKVMINIEKYGNTTSATLPLLLFDYESQLKKGDKLIFAAFGGGFNWGSIYLTWAYNSNN
- the rpmF gene encoding 50S ribosomal protein L32; its protein translation is MAHPKRKISKTRRDKRRTHYKATAPQIATCSATGEAHLYHRAHWYEGKLYYRGQVLIDNSEAVENVA
- a CDS encoding YceD family protein, with the translated sequence MKPLKEFTIPFVGLKIAKHQFEYKVNKTFFEYFEYEDFNDVNIKVDLVLEKKSTLLELHFKISGTVNVNCDVTNEPFNQSVENEFDLVVKFGEEYNDEYIDILIVPHGTYEINVQQYIYELTVLGVPTKRVHPGVEDGTLKSDILEKLEELSPKLKENKEKEEDIDPRWNTLKKLLTDK
- a CDS encoding riboflavin synthase; amino-acid sequence: MFTGIIEDMGVISNLKKDLDNLHISIKSRLAPELKVDQSVAHNGVCLTVVAINNDEYTVTAIKETLEKTNLQHLSINDKVNLERAMKLGDRLDGHIVQGHVDQTAICTNIEETNGSWVFTFSYNSKFNNITIEKGSITVNGTSLTVVNSQKDSFSVAIIPFTYKHTNFNSFKKGTVVNLEFDVLGKYVTKLMSLNN